The Listeria sp. PSOL-1 genome includes a region encoding these proteins:
- the rpsI gene encoding 30S ribosomal protein S9, whose translation MAQLQYYGTGRRKSSVARVRLVPGSGKVVINNRDWETHIPFAALREIIKQPLVATETLGSYDVLVNVHGGGYTGQAGAIRHGVARALLQVAPEYRPALKAAGLLTRDARMKERKKYGLKGARRAPQFSKR comes from the coding sequence GTGGCTCAACTTCAATATTATGGAACAGGACGTCGTAAAAGTTCAGTAGCTCGTGTACGTTTAGTACCTGGCAGTGGTAAAGTTGTTATTAATAATCGAGATTGGGAAACTCATATTCCATTCGCAGCACTTCGAGAAATAATCAAACAACCCCTAGTTGCAACTGAAACACTAGGGAGCTACGATGTATTAGTAAACGTACATGGCGGTGGCTATACTGGTCAAGCTGGTGCCATCCGTCACGGAGTAGCTCGAGCTCTTTTACAAGTAGCTCCAGAATACCGCCCAGCACTTAAAGCAGCTGGCTTACTAACTCGTGATGCACGTATGAAAGAACGTAAAAAATATGGTCTTAAAGGTGCTCGTCGTGCGCCTCAATTCTCAAAACGTTAA
- the rplM gene encoding 50S ribosomal protein L13: MRTTYMAKPGEVERKWYVIDAAGIPLGRLSSEVASILRGKTKPQFTPHVDTGDFVIVINAGQVALTGKKATDKIYYRHSQYPGGLKSRTAGEMRANNPEKLIELSVKGMLPKNSLGRAQFKKLHVYGGSEHEHAAQKPEVYTLRG; this comes from the coding sequence ATGCGTACAACTTATATGGCGAAACCTGGCGAAGTAGAACGTAAATGGTACGTGATCGACGCTGCAGGTATTCCACTAGGTCGTTTATCTAGCGAAGTAGCATCTATTCTTCGCGGTAAAACAAAACCACAATTCACTCCACATGTTGATACTGGAGACTTTGTTATTGTTATTAATGCTGGTCAAGTCGCACTTACTGGTAAAAAAGCAACTGACAAAATTTATTATCGTCACTCACAATATCCAGGTGGTTTAAAATCCCGTACAGCTGGAGAAATGCGTGCAAATAATCCTGAGAAATTAATCGAGCTATCTGTTAAAGGTATGCTTCCAAAAAATTCTCTTGGACGAGCACAATTCAAAAAATTACATGTATATGGTGGCAGCGAGCACGAACATGCAGCGCAAAAACCAGAAGTTTATACATTACGCGGCTAA
- the truA gene encoding tRNA pseudouridine(38-40) synthase TruA, translating to MTRFKAIISYDGSGFSGYQIQPNTRTVQEEIEKALRKMHKGAHIRITASGRTDTGVHAVGQVIHFDSPLNIPEAKYRQALQVMTPLDISFLSVEKVSTAFHARFHTISKEYRYVIKRTKIFDPFSRHFALHFPYHLDLMKMKEAAQTLIGEHDFTSFCSARSEQESKIRTLFSIDFIEKDADTLVICYVGSGFLYNMVRILTGALLDVGCGKLTSAEIKQILSAKDRTQLSSKTVSPQGLYLWQVSYLEQPH from the coding sequence ATGACACGATTTAAAGCAATAATTTCATATGATGGCAGTGGTTTTTCTGGATATCAAATTCAACCCAATACACGCACTGTTCAGGAAGAAATTGAAAAAGCGCTTCGAAAAATGCATAAAGGAGCACACATAAGAATTACTGCTTCTGGAAGAACAGATACAGGAGTTCATGCAGTAGGGCAAGTGATTCATTTCGATTCGCCGCTTAATATTCCAGAAGCTAAGTATCGCCAGGCTTTACAAGTCATGACGCCACTTGATATCAGCTTTTTATCAGTAGAAAAAGTTAGCACAGCTTTTCATGCCCGTTTTCATACGATTTCAAAGGAATATCGGTATGTTATTAAGCGGACGAAAATATTTGATCCATTTAGTCGCCATTTTGCATTACATTTTCCATATCATTTAGACTTGATGAAAATGAAAGAAGCTGCACAAACTCTAATCGGAGAACATGATTTTACGAGTTTTTGTTCAGCGCGTTCAGAGCAAGAAAGTAAGATACGAACGTTATTTTCGATTGACTTCATTGAGAAAGATGCGGATACACTAGTTATTTGTTATGTGGGAAGTGGCTTTTTATATAATATGGTTCGAATATTAACTGGTGCGTTACTTGATGTCGGCTGTGGTAAACTAACATCAGCAGAAATAAAGCAAATCCTGTCAGCTAAAGATCGCACGCAATTAAGCAGTAAGACTGTTTCGCCACAAGGCTTATATTTGTGGCAAGTTTCTTATTTAGAACAACCGCATTAA
- a CDS encoding energy-coupling factor transporter transmembrane protein EcfT encodes MMDKMILGRYIPGDSWLHRIDPRAKITAVMFFILIVFLANNWQTYGVLFIYALYLVFSSKVPFLFFLKGLQPIMWLILLTLILQIFFTQGGATLLAIGPIKITMLGLLNGVRMFCRFVLIIFMTTLLTLTTSPIQLTDGLEKILTPFRIVRFPVHELALMLSISLRFIPTLMDEAEKILKAQKARGVDFTSGQIKTRIRAIIPLLVPLFISAFKRAEDLAIAMEARGYRGGHGRTRFRLLKWSYLDTILIISLIVLAALLIWLKN; translated from the coding sequence ATGATGGATAAAATGATTCTCGGGCGTTACATTCCAGGCGATTCGTGGTTGCACCGCATTGATCCGCGTGCGAAAATTACAGCGGTCATGTTTTTTATTCTTATCGTTTTTTTGGCAAATAACTGGCAAACTTATGGCGTATTATTTATTTATGCCTTATATCTCGTCTTCAGCTCAAAAGTACCCTTTCTTTTCTTTTTAAAAGGTTTACAACCAATTATGTGGCTTATCTTACTTACACTTATTTTGCAAATTTTTTTCACGCAAGGGGGTGCGACTTTACTTGCTATTGGTCCAATTAAAATAACAATGCTTGGTTTGTTAAATGGGGTTAGAATGTTCTGTCGCTTTGTTTTAATTATTTTTATGACAACACTTTTAACATTAACAACCAGTCCTATCCAATTAACGGATGGGCTTGAAAAAATACTAACTCCATTTAGAATAGTACGTTTTCCGGTGCATGAATTAGCGCTTATGCTTAGTATTTCTCTTCGCTTTATACCAACGCTGATGGATGAAGCCGAAAAAATTTTGAAAGCTCAAAAAGCTCGTGGTGTCGATTTTACAAGCGGACAAATAAAAACCCGTATTCGAGCGATTATTCCATTGCTTGTGCCTTTATTTATTAGTGCTTTTAAACGTGCAGAAGACTTAGCGATTGCGATGGAAGCTCGTGGATATAGAGGCGGACATGGTCGAACACGTTTTCGATTGCTAAAATGGAGCTATTTAGATACCATACTGATTATTTCACTTATTGTTCTTGCTGCACTGTTAATATGGTTAAAAAATTAA
- a CDS encoding energy-coupling factor ABC transporter ATP-binding protein, with product MDITFEKVGYCYQKNSPFETRALTNVNVTFKEGSYSAIIGHTGSGKSTLIQHLNALLQPTEGTLIIGERKIVAGVKQKKLRDLRKHVGVVFQFPEAQLFEETVEKDICFGPLNFGISDEEARKRARKVIREVGLSEDILTRSPFELSGGQMRRVAIAGVLAMEPDVLVLDEPTAGLDPSGRTEIMEMFHKLHKEKGLTTILVTHSMEDAARYAEQIILMKKGTVIQTATPREIFTKTEQLLELGLLVPDVVRFQHEFEQKFQVKLKTTCLTIEELITAITPYLKNGGGE from the coding sequence ATGGACATTACATTCGAAAAAGTAGGATATTGCTATCAAAAAAATAGCCCATTTGAAACCCGTGCATTAACTAATGTAAATGTTACCTTTAAAGAAGGGAGCTATTCCGCTATTATTGGACACACTGGTTCTGGCAAATCAACATTAATTCAACATTTAAATGCTTTGCTTCAGCCTACAGAAGGTACATTAATTATCGGAGAACGAAAAATCGTTGCGGGTGTAAAACAGAAAAAATTACGTGATTTGCGCAAACATGTGGGTGTTGTTTTTCAATTTCCAGAAGCACAACTTTTTGAAGAAACAGTGGAAAAAGATATTTGCTTTGGACCGCTTAATTTTGGCATTTCAGATGAAGAAGCTAGAAAGCGGGCACGGAAAGTCATTCGTGAAGTAGGTTTAAGCGAGGATATTTTAACGCGTTCACCTTTTGAACTTTCTGGTGGGCAAATGAGACGTGTGGCAATTGCTGGTGTGCTTGCGATGGAGCCAGATGTTCTTGTGCTCGACGAACCAACTGCTGGCCTTGATCCAAGTGGGCGTACGGAGATCATGGAAATGTTTCATAAACTACATAAAGAGAAAGGATTAACGACGATCCTTGTGACACACAGTATGGAAGACGCAGCACGCTATGCTGAGCAAATCATTTTAATGAAAAAAGGGACGGTTATTCAAACAGCCACTCCGCGAGAAATTTTCACAAAAACTGAGCAATTGCTTGAATTAGGTTTATTAGTCCCTGATGTTGTACGGTTTCAACATGAATTTGAGCAAAAATTTCAAGTTAAATTAAAAACAACCTGTTTAACCATTGAAGAACTTATTACAGCGATTACGCCATACTTAAAGAATGGCGGTGGCGAGTGA
- a CDS encoding energy-coupling factor ABC transporter ATP-binding protein, whose product MLENLVQFKNVSYKYEEESVYAVNDVSFSVKKGEWLALVGHNGSGKSTIAKLLNGLLFPETGFIKIGHFVLSEKTIWDIRRQVGMVFQNPDNQFVGATVQDDVAFGLENHGVPHDIMVQRVHNAISEVGMTNYKLQEPARLSGGQKQRVAIAGVIALQPNVIILDEATSMLDPKGRKEVMEIIRILREREEVTVISITHDLDEVLSADRVIVMNQGQVYQAGSPQEIFKQAKQLKEIGLGVPFIIELQDRLTEQGLYKSDTVLAEGALLEELWTLHSKK is encoded by the coding sequence ATGCTAGAAAATCTTGTTCAATTTAAGAATGTTTCGTATAAATATGAAGAAGAATCTGTTTATGCGGTAAACGATGTCTCTTTTTCCGTAAAAAAAGGAGAATGGCTCGCGCTTGTTGGGCATAATGGTTCTGGCAAGTCTACAATCGCTAAATTATTAAATGGTTTATTATTTCCAGAAACTGGATTTATTAAAATCGGACATTTTGTCTTAAGTGAAAAAACAATTTGGGATATTCGCAGACAAGTGGGAATGGTTTTTCAAAATCCTGATAACCAGTTTGTTGGTGCAACTGTACAAGATGATGTTGCTTTTGGTCTGGAGAATCATGGTGTTCCTCATGACATTATGGTTCAACGTGTTCATAATGCTATTTCTGAAGTGGGAATGACAAATTATAAATTGCAGGAACCAGCACGGCTTTCTGGTGGGCAAAAGCAGCGTGTAGCTATTGCTGGTGTCATCGCGTTACAACCCAATGTCATTATTTTGGATGAAGCAACCTCTATGCTTGATCCTAAAGGGCGGAAAGAAGTGATGGAGATTATACGTATTTTGCGCGAGCGAGAAGAAGTTACTGTCATTTCAATTACACATGATCTTGACGAAGTGTTATCTGCTGACCGAGTTATCGTAATGAATCAAGGACAAGTCTACCAAGCAGGCAGCCCACAAGAAATTTTTAAACAAGCGAAACAATTGAAAGAAATTGGACTTGGCGTACCGTTTATCATTGAGCTACAAGATCGTCTGACAGAACAAGGCTTATATAAGAGTGATACAGTTCTTGCGGAAGGAGCATTGCTTGAAGAATTATGGACATTACATTCGAAAAAGTAG
- a CDS encoding MgtC/SapB family protein has protein sequence MWWDFLLRLIVASILGAIIGLDREFRAKEAGFRTHFLVSLGSALIMIVSQYGFGQVAGKNGIVVDPSRVAAQVVSGIGFIGAGTIIIQKQFVRGLTTAAGLWATSGIGLAIGAGMYIVGFGATILTLVGLEFLSIIFKSVGLYSIALVYSTDNKANLAKITRFARQQGFRITNYETKKDYFGDTSVFRVSFIVKAKTYQEGTKLFDYMQELPDLTIEKME, from the coding sequence ATGTGGTGGGATTTTTTACTGCGCCTCATAGTGGCAAGCATTCTTGGAGCAATTATTGGTCTAGACCGAGAATTCCGTGCGAAAGAAGCAGGATTTCGTACGCATTTCCTTGTCTCACTTGGTAGCGCTTTAATCATGATTGTTTCACAGTATGGTTTCGGCCAAGTTGCAGGGAAAAATGGTATCGTTGTTGATCCTAGTCGGGTTGCTGCACAAGTCGTAAGTGGAATCGGTTTTATCGGAGCTGGAACAATTATTATTCAAAAACAATTTGTTCGTGGTTTAACTACTGCAGCAGGACTCTGGGCAACTTCTGGAATTGGACTTGCGATCGGTGCTGGAATGTACATAGTCGGCTTTGGTGCAACTATTCTTACTTTGGTTGGTTTAGAATTTTTAAGTATTATTTTTAAATCTGTGGGGCTTTATAGTATAGCTTTAGTTTACTCAACAGACAATAAAGCTAACTTAGCAAAAATCACCCGTTTTGCCAGGCAGCAGGGCTTTCGGATAACAAATTATGAAACTAAAAAAGACTATTTTGGTGATACAAGTGTTTTTCGTGTTTCTTTCATCGTAAAAGCTAAAACTTACCAAGAGGGAACAAAGTTGTTTGACTATATGCAGGAATTGCCTGATTTGACAATTGAGAAAATGGAATAA
- the rplQ gene encoding 50S ribosomal protein L17 gives MGYRKLGRTSSQRKALLRDLATDLIINERIETTEARAKEVRKVVEKMITSGKKGDLHARRQVEAFIRHEVAEVKQIEKTKKDGSTVKVNQPIYALQKLFNDVAPKYADRQGGYTRIYKKGPRRGDGAPMVIIELV, from the coding sequence ATGGGTTACAGAAAATTAGGTCGTACAAGCTCTCAACGTAAAGCTTTATTACGTGATTTAGCGACTGATTTAATTATCAATGAACGCATTGAAACAACTGAAGCACGTGCTAAAGAAGTTCGCAAAGTTGTTGAGAAAATGATCACTTCTGGTAAAAAAGGTGATTTGCATGCTCGTCGCCAAGTGGAAGCATTCATCCGCCATGAAGTTGCTGAAGTGAAACAAATCGAAAAAACAAAAAAAGATGGTTCAACTGTAAAAGTAAACCAACCAATTTATGCGTTACAAAAATTATTCAATGACGTAGCACCTAAGTATGCTGATCGTCAAGGTGGATATACTCGCATTTATAAAAAAGGCCCTCGTCGTGGTGACGGAGCACCAATGGTTATAATCGAACTAGTTTAA
- a CDS encoding DNA-directed RNA polymerase subunit alpha produces MIEIEKPKIETIEISDDAKYGKFVVEPLERGYGTTLGNSLRRILLSSLPGAAVTSIQIDGALHEFSVIEGVVEDVTTIIMNIKKLALKVYSEEEKTLEIDIQGPGVVTAGDINFDSDIEVLNPDLHIATLSENAKFHVRLNAARGRGYTPADQNKRESMPIGVLLIDSIFSPVIRVNYQVENTRVGQLTNYDKLTFDVLTDGSISPEEAVSLGAKILSEHLSIFVNLTDEAQKAEIMIEKEESHKEKVLEMTIEELDLSVRSYNCLKRAGINTVQELADKSVDDMMKVRNLGRKSLEEVQVKLADLGLSLRNEN; encoded by the coding sequence ATGATCGAAATTGAAAAGCCAAAAATCGAGACGATTGAGATCAGCGATGATGCCAAGTATGGGAAGTTTGTTGTAGAGCCACTTGAGCGTGGATATGGTACAACTTTGGGTAACTCCTTACGTCGTATTCTATTATCTTCACTTCCTGGTGCAGCAGTTACATCTATCCAAATTGATGGTGCATTGCATGAGTTTTCTGTAATTGAAGGTGTAGTTGAAGATGTGACAACCATTATCATGAATATCAAAAAACTAGCTTTAAAAGTTTATTCTGAAGAAGAAAAAACCTTAGAAATCGATATTCAAGGACCAGGTGTTGTTACCGCTGGAGATATTAATTTCGATAGTGATATTGAAGTTTTAAATCCAGATTTGCATATCGCAACGCTGAGTGAAAATGCTAAATTCCATGTTCGTTTGAATGCAGCTCGCGGCCGCGGTTACACACCAGCCGATCAGAACAAACGTGAAAGTATGCCTATTGGGGTGCTTTTGATTGATTCCATTTTTTCACCAGTTATCCGTGTCAACTACCAAGTAGAAAATACACGTGTTGGACAATTAACGAATTACGATAAGTTAACATTTGATGTTTTAACTGATGGAAGTATTAGCCCGGAAGAAGCTGTTTCTTTAGGTGCAAAAATTCTTTCTGAGCACTTAAGTATTTTTGTTAATTTAACTGATGAAGCTCAAAAAGCCGAAATCATGATCGAAAAAGAAGAAAGTCACAAAGAAAAAGTTCTAGAAATGACAATTGAAGAATTAGATTTATCCGTCCGTTCGTATAATTGTCTAAAACGTGCTGGTATTAATACTGTACAAGAACTAGCTGACAAATCTGTAGACGATATGATGAAGGTTCGTAACTTAGGACGTAAATCTCTTGAAGAAGTCCAAGTAAAACTTGCTGATTTAGGCTTATCTCTAAGAAACGAAAACTGA
- the rpsK gene encoding 30S ribosomal protein S11, with the protein MARKTNTRKRRVKKNIESGIAHIRSTFNNTIVTITDMQGNAISWSSAGALGFKGSRKSTPFAAQMAAETAARTAMEHNLKTLEVTVKGPGSGREAAIRALQAAGLEVTAIKDVTPVPHNGCRPPKRRRV; encoded by the coding sequence ATGGCTCGTAAAACGAATACTCGTAAACGCCGTGTGAAAAAGAATATCGAAAGCGGTATTGCACACATTCGTTCCACGTTTAATAATACAATTGTAACGATCACTGATATGCAGGGTAATGCAATTTCATGGTCAAGCGCAGGTGCATTAGGATTTAAAGGTTCTCGTAAATCTACTCCTTTTGCCGCTCAAATGGCTGCTGAAACTGCTGCAAGAACAGCGATGGAACATAACCTTAAAACTTTAGAAGTAACAGTTAAAGGCCCTGGTTCTGGTCGTGAAGCAGCAATTCGTGCCTTACAAGCAGCTGGTCTAGAAGTTACTGCAATCAAAGATGTAACTCCAGTGCCACATAACGGATGCCGTCCTCCAAAACGTCGTCGTGTATAA
- the rpsM gene encoding 30S ribosomal protein S13 yields the protein MARIAGVDVPREKRIVISLTYIYGIGKQTALQVLKEAGVSEDTRTRDLTEEELGKIREIVDRIKVEGDLRREVNLNIKRLIEIGSYRGMRHRRGLPVRGQNTKNNARTRKGPSKTVAGKKK from the coding sequence ATGGCACGTATTGCAGGTGTGGATGTTCCACGTGAAAAACGTATCGTCATCTCTTTGACTTATATTTACGGTATTGGGAAACAAACTGCTCTACAAGTACTTAAAGAAGCAGGTGTTTCAGAGGATACTCGTACTCGTGATTTGACAGAAGAAGAATTAGGTAAAATCCGTGAAATCGTAGACCGTATTAAAGTAGAAGGGGATCTTCGTCGTGAAGTGAACTTAAACATTAAACGTCTAATCGAAATTGGTTCTTATCGTGGTATGCGTCATCGTCGTGGTCTTCCCGTTCGTGGACAAAATACTAAAAATAATGCTCGTACTCGTAAAGGTCCTTCTAAGACCGTTGCAGGTAAGAAGAAATAA
- the rpmJ gene encoding 50S ribosomal protein L36 translates to MKVRPSVKPICEKCKVIRRKGKVMVICENPKHKQKQG, encoded by the coding sequence ATGAAAGTAAGACCATCTGTTAAACCTATTTGCGAAAAATGTAAAGTTATTCGTCGTAAAGGTAAAGTAATGGTAATTTGTGAAAATCCAAAGCATAAACAAAAACAAGGATAA
- the infA gene encoding translation initiation factor IF-1, with protein MAKEDVIEVEGEVQETLPNAMFKVKLENGHEVLATVSGKIRMHYIRILPGDRVTIELSPYDLTRGRITYRYK; from the coding sequence ATGGCAAAAGAAGATGTCATTGAAGTAGAAGGTGAAGTTCAAGAAACGTTGCCTAATGCGATGTTTAAGGTTAAACTTGAAAATGGTCATGAAGTGCTTGCCACTGTTTCAGGTAAGATCCGTATGCACTACATCCGCATTCTACCTGGTGATCGAGTAACAATTGAACTTTCTCCGTATGACTTAACACGCGGTAGAATCACTTATCGTTATAAATAA
- a CDS encoding adenylate kinase, whose protein sequence is MKLVLMGLPGAGKGTQAEKIVEKYNIPHISTGDMFRAAMKMNTDLGVEAKSYIDKGNLVPDEVTNGIVRERLAENDAKNGFLLDGFPRTVEQAKALEQILSDLGTELDAVININVDKDILVKRLAGRWICPTCGKTYHEIYNPPKTQGICDEDGSELYQREDDKKETVENRLNVNLKQTEPLLNFYKETGKLHNINGEQEIDDVFCDVEKILASF, encoded by the coding sequence TTGAAGTTAGTATTAATGGGACTTCCTGGTGCTGGTAAAGGTACACAGGCTGAGAAGATTGTTGAAAAATATAATATCCCTCACATCTCAACTGGGGATATGTTCCGTGCAGCAATGAAAATGAACACAGATTTAGGAGTAGAAGCTAAATCTTATATCGATAAAGGTAATTTAGTTCCTGATGAAGTGACAAACGGTATCGTTCGCGAACGTTTGGCCGAAAATGATGCAAAAAATGGTTTTTTGCTTGATGGTTTTCCGCGTACTGTGGAACAAGCTAAAGCACTTGAACAAATTTTAAGCGATCTTGGGACTGAACTTGATGCTGTAATAAACATCAATGTTGATAAGGATATTTTAGTAAAACGTCTTGCTGGACGTTGGATTTGCCCAACTTGTGGTAAGACTTATCATGAAATTTACAATCCACCTAAAACACAAGGTATTTGTGATGAGGATGGAAGCGAACTTTATCAACGCGAAGATGACAAAAAAGAAACAGTTGAAAATCGCTTAAACGTCAACTTAAAACAAACAGAGCCATTGCTCAATTTTTATAAAGAAACAGGTAAACTTCACAACATTAATGGTGAACAAGAGATTGACGACGTTTTCTGTGATGTGGAAAAAATTCTTGCTTCTTTTTAA